GCCTTCTCCATTTTCTCACCTCTCCTCGTATTCCAGTTGTATTTTTATTTCTCTGCTGTTTCTTCTTCCACAACAATCTCTTTTAATAAATCGTCGACGATTGCAGAATCTTCATGTTTTGAGAAAGTACTTTTCGTTTCCTTGATCACTTCTTTTACCTGAGGAGTCAACTCACGTAGTTCGTCCACTTTTTCAGTAATGTAAGAAATGTCCTCGCTAACCTGTTCAATCGTATTCCTAAGTTTTTTTGCGGTCTCCTTAACATTTTCCGTGATTTCTCCAGGATGGCGAACCACATAAGAAACCTGCTCATACGCTTTTTTCACATTTACCTTCATATCCTGTCGTGTTTTCTTATCTAATAAGCTAAGTGCTCCACCTGCTAAGGCACCATAGATTATGCCTTTCAAAAATAAATTTTTACCCATTTTTTTAACCTCTCCTTTCGATTTGTATTTATCATATTTTTCGGACACTATAAAAAAATACCAATATACTCCACTTTATATTCTGCTTTAAGCTTGCGGCAAAATGCAAGCGTCGGTCATATTTTAACCCTATTATTTTATTACCCATCATTAGAAGCATTAAAACAAGTTTAGATTGACATCTTCCAATGAAAATGGAAAGATAAGGTTACGAATACTGAAAGGGTGACGGGATGAATTTATCAGAGAAAACAGTTGAAAATGTGGAGTATATGATTGAACAAATAAAAGAAAAATTAAAGGTATTAAATCTCGGAGCCATTAAGCCTTCACACTTTGATGAAGACATGTACGAGGAACTAAAAGAAATTTATGAGATGGTTATGAAAAAACCCTCATTTAGCCCGAACGAAATGCAAGCTTTAGTAGAGGAATTAGGAAACCTTCGCAAAAAATAAATAAAACAGATCTCAAGGGATCTGTTTTTTTATTTATCCTGTTCAGTTAAAATAATTGGACCATTCTTAGTGATGGCAATGGTGTGTTCATACTGTGCCGAATATTTCCCATCAATCGTCCTAGCTGTCCAGCCATTACTATCCATTTTTGTTTGGTACATGCCGATATTGACCATTGGCTCAATCGTAAATACCATTCCTTCTTTTATTCTAGGACCTTTTCCAGGCAGTCCGTAATGTGGTACATCGGGTTTTTCATGTATAACCGCACCAATTCCATGACCAATAAAATCACGAACTACTGATAACCCTTCCCCTTCGACATAGGTTTGAATAGCATAACCGATATCTCCAATTCGATTTCCAGGGACAGCCTGCTCAATTCCTTTATAAAGCGCCTCTTTTGTAACTTTTAATAAATGCTCTGTTTCCTTAGAGACACTTCCAACAGCATAAGACCATGCAGAATCCGCTAATCCGCCATTATAATTGACCACCATATCTATGGTTACGATATCCCCATCCTTTAACGGCTCTTTTCTAGGGAATCCATGACATATTTCGTCGTTAATGCTGGCACAGGTGGCGTATTTATAACCTTTATAGCCCTTTTGCTGTGGGGTGGCATTGTGTTTTATAAGAAAATCATCCACAAACTCATCAATTTCCCAAGTTGTTATACCTGGCTTAATCATTTTTGCAATTTCTTTATGACATGAAGCAAGAATTTCTCCTGCTTTTTTCATCGCGTCGATTTCCCGCTGTGATTTAAGAACAATCATGATCTTCCCCACCTTTTTATATTATTTTTATGTATTCTTAGAGAATTGGAAACACACTTTAATCTTATCGCTATGCTAACGTTTTTTCAAAAAAATTTTGACTTTGAAAAATATTTTTGTCATAATTAACTGTTCTTAATATGGAACTTTTTCTGCTTATCTGATAAAATTATTATAGCTATAATACAAATTAGGTGTGTGAGCTTATGATAGGTGATCGTGTAAAAAAATTACGTTTAGAAAAAAGGATGTCATTATCAGAACTAGCTGAGCAAGCTGGAGTTGCTAAATCTTACTTAAGCTCTCTAGAGAGAAACCTGCAAAGAAATCCATCTATTCAATTCCTAGAAAAGATTTCTTCTGTATTAAACGTTCCTGTTGACCATTTAATAAATGAACACATTAATAAAGAAGAGTTAGATAGTGATTGGATGAGTATTGTTAAAGAGGCGATGGATTCGGGTGTTTCAAAAGAACAATTTCGCGATTTTATTGAATTCAATAAGTGGCGAATTGGTCAAAATAATAATGAATAAAGAAAAGCGGAAGGCGCCCGCCTATCGGCGACAAGCATAAGACGAGCCGGCTGAAAGGTTGGTTTTTAACCTTTTGGACGGATTGGCTGTAGACCCGCGAGCCGATGGCGCCTGGAGCTGGACAACTAAAAGAACAAAGCATACTACCAGCATTTTGTAGTATGCTTTGTTCTTTTGAAGCTCTTTTCTTAAACTTTTATGATTTGTTAAAAATAGCCTTCTTAAAGACTGCCTTTATGTATCTTAGCGATTCTTTAGTACTACCTCTCCTACCTCGTTTTGATGGAGAAAATTAAGGATTGCCTCCTTCGAAATTCCTAGCTCCTTAGCCTCTAAAATAAGAGCTAACCACTCTGCATCCATTCCATTCTTCAAACTACCAGTTATTCCCACTCTCATTCACTCCTAAAATACATATTCGTATTCCAGGCAGCCCGGCCATCATAGCAAAATCAATACCTTAGATCCTCGGCTTTGCGTCCCCAATTTTCAATGGGTTTGCCCTTTTCTGTTTCTTAATACTCATTAATCTTTGACTATTCAGTATATTTGGCGCACTTGTCTTTCTGGTTCATAATTACTATGTTTATTATATCTAGTACTTTTTTAGTAACGTGTTATAATTTGTAAAATATTTCTTTTTTTCGAACCTTTTTTTCACACAAATTATTCCAATATTCTACAAAAAACTCTTAGGTATTTTGTAGAATGTCTAAAATTTACATTTTAGATGGAAGTTTATTGGAAAACAGAGAGGGTTAAAGTCGAAATTAAGCTTTCTTACTAATTAATATTCATTTGAAAGACGAGAAATAGCTGTGAATTTTGTCTATTTCGTGACAATTTACTTCTACCATAAACACCATTACAATATACTAAATATTACAAATATTCAAATAATAGTGGTGATCCTAGTCCATGACAGCCATTCATGTGTTGAATTACGCTATTCCGATTGCCTTTGTTGTATTTTTTGGTTACCTTCTTGATCGCATGTGTAAACCTGCGAAGTCTGATGAAAAAATAGAAGGTGATTAATACTCTGTCTTTCCTCCTCGTCACTAATAAATTTCCTTCGTTTGGGAATGATACATTCGAAGACGAAAGGAGTGTTTAATTTGGCACGTGGAGAACATTTTAACCATAAGAAAAAAGGTCATCCTGGAGATTTACCAAAAGATAACTTAGTTGAGAAACACTCAAAGGATGCCATCGGGGATGAGGAATTTATTGTAGTACAAGAAGCATTTAAAAATAGGGTAGAAACAAAAGACGTAGAATAAAAGGCGTGATTTTCACGCCTTTTTTGCCTACTTAACATTATCAAATTTTTGGATAAGCTTCTTTAAGTCCCATTCTTTTAGACCTGTTGCAGCCCTTTCAATATCTTTTGAAAAGATGCGATCCTTCTTTATGGAAGCAACAAGCTCCCGCCCCTTCTCATACACCCGCTTGGTCTGGCTGGCCATTTTTTCTACCCCGCGGATTTCAACCGCCTGCATGGCACAAATTAGTTCAATCGCCAGCACTCTTCGTGCATTCTGAATAATTTGATACGCATGTCTAGAGGCGATCGTTCCCATGCTCACATGGTCTTCTTGATTGGCAGAAGAGGGAATGGAATCGACACTTGCTGGGTGTGCCAGTGTTTTATTTTCTGATACTAACGACGCGGCCGCATATTGCATAATCATCGCACCTGACTGCAAACCAGGCTCAGGGCTTAGGAAAGGCGGCAAATCGTTCAACTGTGGATTTACTAGTCTTTCGATACGTCTTTCAGATATATTCGCCAGCTCTGCCACTGCAATTTTCATAAAATCCATCGCGAAAGCAATCGGCTGACCATGAAAATTCCCTCCAGAAATAACCTTTTCTCCATCATCAAATATTAATGGATTGTCTGTTGCCGCATTCATTTCGATTTCTAATTTTTCTTTTACATAATCCAATGCCTGCCAGGAAGCCCCATGAACCTGTGGAATACACCTTATCGAATAAGCATCTTGAACCCTGTATTCGCCTTGAACACTGGTTAGTAAACTGTCACATAGGTAACGGCGGATTCTCGCTGCGGTGTCAATTTGCTGCTGGTAGCCCCTTGCAATATGAACTTCCTCATCAAACGCATCCATGATTCCAATCAATCCTTCTATTGTCATTGATGCGATAAGTTCACTTTCTAACGCCAGCTGTTCTGCTTCAAGATAACCGATAATTCCCATGGCGGTCATTGCCTGGGTTCCATTAATTAATGCGAGACCCTCTTTTGCCTCTAAAGTTATCGGATGAATCCCTTCCATTTGAAGTGCATGAATCGATTCCATGCGGTTTCCTTTGTAAAATACTTCCCCTTCCCCAATAAGCACTAACGCTAAATGGGAGAGCGGCGCCAAATCACCGCTCGCACCCAGTGATCCCTGCTCCGGAATTACCGGTATGATTTCAGTATTGACCAATTCCAATAGTTTCTCAATCACGATCGGTCTAACACCTGAATATCCTTTTAACAGTGCATTGGCTCGTAAAAGCACCATCGCCTTTGAAACGATCTCAGGAAAAGGGTCCCCGACTCCACATGCATGGGAACGAATTAAGTTTAGTTGTAAATCCCTGACGTGTTCTTTATCGATTATGACATCACTGAACTTACCAAAACCAGTATTTATACCGTATACCACTTTATGATTGGAAACGATTTTCTCCACTGCTTCGCGGCTTTTTTTTACAAGATCCATACTTTTCTCAGAAGGAAAAACCTTTTCGTTTCGATATAAAACTTCTTTCATTTGCTCCAACGTTAAACTTTGACCTGTTAGCATGATCATATGTCTCGCCCCTCTACCACTTTATTAGAATAAAGAAAGAGGCTGGATTCCATATCAGATTAGATTTGGAGTCCAGCCTCTTTTATAAACATTACATCATTTACTTTTGTTATTGGATGCCTCATAGGTTATCAGTCCATTCAAAAATTTTATTACTTCAATAACTATTGTATGTGATAAAAAGCTTAATTGTCAACAGAATTGTCAGAATTTTAGCACGATATCACTTTAGCAAGATAATATAAGAAAGGATGCTGTTAACAAGATTAGGCTTTATATACAAACGAGTATATAAAGCCCAAATTCTAAAAAATATGGTGTTTGATTCCCCTTCTCCTTACTTCAAATTCAACTTCTTCAACGCATCTGCCAAAGCTGTATTAATCGGCTCTTCTTCCTTGTTTTGGTTTTTCAGATACTTTTGCACCGTTCGTTTATCTACTTTACCGCCAGATTCTTTTTTGCGACGTGCTTCAAATACGGATAATTTTTCACGATGTCCACATTTACATGCAAAGACTTGGCCCTCACCTTCACCACGCAGCTCCAGTTTTTTATGGCATTGCGGGCAGCGCGCATTAGTGACTCGTGAAACATTTTTTCGATGTCCACATTCACGGTCTTGGCAGACAAGCATTTTACCTTTTTTCCCATTTACTTCAAGCATTGGTTTTCCGCAGTCCGGACAACTTTTTGTAGAGATATTGTCGTGCTTATACTTTTTATTACTCGCTTTAATTTCAGCGACAATTTCTTTTGTGTACTTTTTCATTTCACTGATAAAAACATCTTTTTTCAACTTCCCCTTGGCAATTTGATCAAGCTTTTGTTCCCATTCAGCAGTCAATGCAGGAGATTTTAGTTCTTCAGGTACCAAATCTAATAATTGGCGCCCTTTAGAAGTTAGGTAAATGTCTTTGCCTCGCTTTTCGAGTAAAAATGAATTGAACAGCTTTTCAATAATATCGGCTCGTGTCGCCACAGTTCCTAACCCGCCAGTTGATTTTAAAGTCTCCGCCAGTTGTTTATCATTGGTTTCCATATATTTCGTTGGATTTTCCATTGCCGTTAGTAATGTTGCCTCATTAAAACGGGCAGGAGGACTCGTTTGACCAGATGTTTGCGCGATTAATTTCAGGTTAAGGATATCGCCTTTTTCGATACGCGGCAAAATCTGTTCCTTTAGATCGTCTGCTCCATCTTCGTCTTCAAAGCGATTCTGGTATACTTCTTTCCATCCAGAAGATAAAATCGTTTTTCCCCTTGCAACAAAGTTTTCTTCGCCGATTTTTGCACGAAGCGTCAGCTGCTCATACTCAAATGCTGGAAATAACACGGCTAAGAATCGTTTTACCACTAAGTCATATATTTTCCGCTCTTTATCTGTGAAGGCTGAGAAGTTGACATAACCTTCTGTTGGAATAATCGCATGGTGATCGGATACTTTGCTGTCATCTACAAAGGATTTCGATACTTTTATTGGCTTACTTAAAATCTTATTGGTTAACGGACGATACTCTCCTACTCCACATGCTCTTAAGCGCTCTGGAAGCGTTCCTACAATATCTGAAGAAAGGTAACGTGAGTCTGTACGAGGATAGGTTAAAACTTTATGCTGCTCGTATAGTTTTTGCATGATATTTAACGTTTCCTTAGCAGAATACCCAAAAATTTTATTCGCATCGCGCTGTAGTTCGGTTAGATCATAAAGCCCAGGAGAAAAGGATTTTTTCTGTTTTTTCTCAATGTCTTTTATTAAGGCGTTTTGTTTGCCCAGTTTTTTCACAATCGCGTCGATTTTCTCTTTATCAAAGCTTCGGCTATTTCCGTTTGCATCCTGCCAAGTCAATTTTAAATTGTCTGAGGTTTGCGCTTCGATTCCGTAATACGTTTGAGATTTGAAGTTTTTTATTTCATCCTCCCGTGCTGCAATGATTGCTACTGTTGGAGTTTGAACCCGGCCACAATTTAGCTGGGCATTAAAACGGGTTGTTAATGCACGGGTTGCATTCAGCCCTATATACCAATCCGCTTCTGACCGCGCAACAGCAGATTCATATAAATTTTCATATGCTTTGCCCGGCTTCAGGTTGGCAAAGCCATCTTTAATTGCTTTATCCGTAACGGAAGATATCCATAGGCGTTTTGTAGGTTTATTAACCTTTGCCTTAACAAGTATCCATCTTGCAACTAATTCGCCCTCACGACCGCTATCTGTTGCAATAACAATCTCCCCGACATCAGAGCGTTGCAGTTGGCTTTTCACAGCATGAAACTGCTTACTAGATTGCTTAATGACAACAAGCTTTAGCTCATTCGGAAGCATCGGTAAATCTTCTATTTTCCATGATTTATATTTTTCGTCATACACTTCCGGATCTGCAAGGGTAACTAAATGACCTAGTGCCCATGTAACAATGTATTTATCTCCTTCTAAAAATCCGTTTCCTTTTTTATGACAATTCAATACCCGTGCTATATCACGAGCAACAGAAGGTTTTTCGGCTATAACTACACTTTTTTTCATTATTAAACATCCTTTCAGTGAACCATTGAATAATAATATAGCATATTATGACTTGAATTACAGAATGGCATTACTTAAATCAAGCTTTGAAAGATTAGGACTAAATACCGGATAGGTACATTCATTTTTACCTATCTTTTTTTCTTGTATTTATCTCTTTGGTGATAGTATGATGGAAAAGCGCTATCATACATATTGGGCTTCGGAGGTACACATGAGGATTAGAGATTGGGATCCAAATTTGAAGGTTCGCTTATTTAGCGAAGCTATGATGAACATTACATTTTGGATGTTCTTTCCTTTTCTGACGATTTATTTCGCAGACGAATTTGGTAAAAGTAAAGCTGGTTTATTATTGGTATTTTCACAGATTTTTTCGGTCATCGCAAACTTAATGGGCGGATACTGTGCCGACCGTTTCGGGCGTAAAAAGATGATGGTTCTCTCAGCCATTGGACAAGGGCTTTCTTTCCTAGTCTTTGCTGTTGCAAGTTCTCCTTGGCTTCAGTCACCCTGGTTGGGATTTATTGCATTCGCAATTGCTGGTGTTTTCGGTTCGTTTTATTGGCCTGCCAGTCAAGCAATGGTGGCAGATGTCGTTGATGAAAAAGATAGAAGCAATGTATTTGCTATTTTCTACACTTCTATTAATATTGCAGTGGTAATTGGTCCTATTTTAGGAGCAATTTTTTATGTAAATTATCGTTTTGAAACGTTACTCTTTGCTGGTTTTGTTTGTATGTTACTTGGCTTAATCTTAGCAAAATGGACTAGGGAAACCGCACCGTTACAAAAAGTCAATCCATTGGAAGCTGAAGGTAAATGGTACTATTTCCTACAAGAACAGTTAAAAGATTACACATTAATTATAAAAGATAAAACCTTCCTTCTTTTTATCATTGCGGGTGTCTTGGCGGGTCAAACTTTTATGCAATTAGATCTATTATTTCCTGTTTATATGAAAGACGTTATCGATCTTCAAACTCTATTTTCAATAGGTGACTGGTCATTCACGGTTAAGGGGGAGCAGGCTTTTGGTATTGTGCTTGCAGAGAATGGCTTCCTTGTTGCATTGCTAACGGTAGTCATTACGAAATGGATGGGAAGCTATAAAGAACGAAATGTGTTTGTTTTGTCTTCTGTTATATATGCGATTTCGATTGTACTCTTTAGTCAAACTCATTGGATTTGGGGATTTATCATCGCGATGGCGGTATTTACCTTTGCTGAGTTGATGGGAGCCGGAATTCAACAAAGCTTTGTGTCGAAGCTAGCACCTGAGCATATGCGGGGGCAATATTTTGCTGCCGCAAGCTTACGTTTTACAATCAGCCGCACCATTGCTCCCTTATCTATTCCATTAACGGTTTTAATCGGGTATGAGTGGACATTTTTTGTACTATGCCTGCTGGCGCTTGCAAGTGCAGGATTGTATTGGCTAATGTTTTATTCCTTTGAAAAGAAAACTGCATTGGATCCTAATTAGGATCCTTTTTTTGTTTAGACTGTGTTAAATAAGGCTGTTGATTTACGCTCCACTAAGGGAAGCTTCTTTGAATAATCACCGCAGGGACAGGCGGTCTTTGCCTGTCACGAGGCGCTACGCTTTCCGCGGGCTCGCCCGTGAGCCTCCTCGGTCGTGCCGACCTGCGAGGTCTCACTCAGCTCGTTCATCCCGCAGGAGTCGAGCGCCTTCCGCTTCAATCAACAGGTTCTAAGGTCAATAGTATCCTTTTAACACAGTCTTTGTTCGAAAAATTGTCAATAAATTGTACTAAAATGTTCACATTTTACTGGTTTACTATTATAATTAATTTGTAATCGCTTTCTAATATAAGGATGGTGGTATTGATGGAATTATCTCAATTTATGTCCCCCACTTCATGGTCCGGTATTGTAACATTTTTAGTATTATTTTCAGCGGGAGTTTATTTTAATATAAAAGTATACGGTAGTAAATTAGAGTAGAGATTCACATCCCTACTTATTTTTTTTCCTACTTTTAAAGTGAGCAACATTAAACTGTTATCAGTTTCTTTTTCACCTTAAAAGGACTAAACTAAAAAAGGAAGATTCTGAAATAAGGAGATCAAAATATGAGTGAATTTCAAAGAAACCTTGAAAAATATGCAGAGCTTGCCGTTAAGGTTGGTGTAAATATACAGAAGGAACAGACTTTGGTTATAAATACGGCCATAGATGCAGCAGAATTTGTCCGTCTTGTTGTCAAGAGTGCCTATACAGCAGGTGCAGATAACGTAGTAGTAAACTGGACCGACGATGTGGTATCCAGAACCAAATATGAATTAGCACCAGATGAAGCTTTTACTACATATCCTGTTTGGCGTGCAAAGGAAATGGAAGACTTTGTTGACCAAGGGGCCGCTTTTATGGCCATTGTTTCTTCAAGCCCTGACTTATTAAAAGGAGTTAATCCAGAACGTATTTCTAACTTCCAAAAGGCTGCAGGAACGGCGCTGGCTAAATACCGTCAAGCAGCACAATCTGATAAAGTCAGCTGGACAGTGATTGCAGCTCCATCTCCTGATTGGGCAAGAAAGGTATTCCCTGACGCACCAAGTGATCAACAAGTTTCATTACTTTGGGACGCCATCTTCAAAGCTGTTCGTGTCGATAAAGAAAATCCTGTGGAAGCTTGGAAGAAGCACGATGAAACCTTACATGAAAAGGTTAATTATCTAAATGAAAAACGCTATCAAAAGCTTCACTATACTGCACCAGGAACAGACTTAACAATCGAACTCCCGCATAACCATCTTTGGGTTGGGGCTGGCAGTGTAAATGAAAAAGGATTTGAATTTATGGCGAATATGCCAACGGAAGAAGTCTTTACTGTTCCTCATCGTGAAGGTGTAAATGGCACCGTTGCAAGCACAAAGCCATTAAGCTACGGTGGAAATATCATTGACCGCTTCTCTGTAACCTTTGAAAACGGAAGAATTGTTGATTATAAGGCTGAAGAAGGTGAGGAGTTCCTAAAGCGTTTAGTTGAAACGGATGAAGGCTCACATTATCTTGGTGAAGTCGCACTCGTTCCTTTCAACTCACCAATTTCACAATCTAATGTACTATTCTATAATACTTTGTTTGATGAAAATGCCTCAAACCACTTAGCAATCGGAAGCGCTTATGCGTTCTGTATTGAAGGCGGTAAGAAAATGTCTGCTGAAGAACTAAAAGAAAATGGTCTCAATGACAGTATTACACATGTCGATTTCATGATTGGCTCAGAGGATATGGACATCAATGGCATTAAAGCAGATGGAACCAGCGAACCGGTATTTAGAAAAGGCAATTGGGCTTTTTAATGATATAATAAATAGAGCAGCTTCTGACGGGAAGCTGCTCTTTGCTGATTATGAAGATCAAATATGGAGGTTTTATTATGTTAAATGAGTTTAAGAAGTTTGCCATGAGAGGGAATGTGATTGATCTCGCTGTTGGGGTAGTGATTGGCGGAGCATTCGGGAAGATCGTTTCCTCACTGGTTGCAGATATTATTATGCCAATCGTTGCCATGCTCGTGGGAAGGGTTAGTGTCGCGGACCTAGCGTTTGGGGAAGTAAGATATGGGGTATTTCTACAATCGATTATCGATTTCTTGATCATTGCTTTTTCTATATTTATGTTTATTAAATTCCTTTCTCGTTTTAAGAAGAAAGAGGAAGAAGTTAAAGTGGTGGTTCAAATTGATAAGAAAGAAGAACTACTTGCTGAAATACGTGATTTATTAAAAGCAGAAAAAGATTTTTCTCGATAAATGAAACATCTTGACCTTTTCTTCGTATATTCTAGATATAAACTATTTTCGAGGTGAAGAAAAATTGTATACACAAACATCTACTGAATTTTTGCCATCTGTAATTAGGACATTCGCTCTTTCTTTAGCCATCGCCTTCGTTGGAACCATGGCAGGAACCTTTGTACCGCCGGCATTATTTTTACCATTAGCGATCCTTGAATTCGTTTTGTTGATGATTGCCTTTTTCTTTAGACGCAAAAAAGCAATTTCTTATACTTTCCTGTACGTCTTCACTTTCATTTCAGGAATTACGTTGTATCCAATCGTTTCTTATTATGCAATGACAGCCGGAGCAAATGTGGTCTTAATGGCTTTTGGGACTACTACAGTCGTGTTTACGGGAGTAGCCATCTATGCAACAGTATCCAAACGAAATTTCTCCTTTTTAGGCGGATTCC
This genomic stretch from Neobacillus niacini harbors:
- a CDS encoding YtxH domain-containing protein, with the protein product MGKNLFLKGIIYGALAGGALSLLDKKTRQDMKVNVKKAYEQVSYVVRHPGEITENVKETAKKLRNTIEQVSEDISYITEKVDELRELTPQVKEVIKETKSTFSKHEDSAIVDDLLKEIVVEEETAEK
- a CDS encoding DUF1128 domain-containing protein, encoding MNLSEKTVENVEYMIEQIKEKLKVLNLGAIKPSHFDEDMYEELKEIYEMVMKKPSFSPNEMQALVEELGNLRKK
- the map gene encoding type I methionyl aminopeptidase, with protein sequence MIVLKSQREIDAMKKAGEILASCHKEIAKMIKPGITTWEIDEFVDDFLIKHNATPQQKGYKGYKYATCASINDEICHGFPRKEPLKDGDIVTIDMVVNYNGGLADSAWSYAVGSVSKETEHLLKVTKEALYKGIEQAVPGNRIGDIGYAIQTYVEGEGLSVVRDFIGHGIGAVIHEKPDVPHYGLPGKGPRIKEGMVFTIEPMVNIGMYQTKMDSNGWTARTIDGKYSAQYEHTIAITKNGPIILTEQDK
- a CDS encoding helix-turn-helix domain-containing protein, with the translated sequence MIGDRVKKLRLEKRMSLSELAEQAGVAKSYLSSLERNLQRNPSIQFLEKISSVLNVPVDHLINEHINKEELDSDWMSIVKEAMDSGVSKEQFRDFIEFNKWRIGQNNNE
- a CDS encoding anti-repressor SinI family protein, which gives rise to MGITGSLKNGMDAEWLALILEAKELGISKEAILNFLHQNEVGEVVLKNR
- the hutH gene encoding histidine ammonia-lyase, which translates into the protein MIMLTGQSLTLEQMKEVLYRNEKVFPSEKSMDLVKKSREAVEKIVSNHKVVYGINTGFGKFSDVIIDKEHVRDLQLNLIRSHACGVGDPFPEIVSKAMVLLRANALLKGYSGVRPIVIEKLLELVNTEIIPVIPEQGSLGASGDLAPLSHLALVLIGEGEVFYKGNRMESIHALQMEGIHPITLEAKEGLALINGTQAMTAMGIIGYLEAEQLALESELIASMTIEGLIGIMDAFDEEVHIARGYQQQIDTAARIRRYLCDSLLTSVQGEYRVQDAYSIRCIPQVHGASWQALDYVKEKLEIEMNAATDNPLIFDDGEKVISGGNFHGQPIAFAMDFMKIAVAELANISERRIERLVNPQLNDLPPFLSPEPGLQSGAMIMQYAAASLVSENKTLAHPASVDSIPSSANQEDHVSMGTIASRHAYQIIQNARRVLAIELICAMQAVEIRGVEKMASQTKRVYEKGRELVASIKKDRIFSKDIERAATGLKEWDLKKLIQKFDNVK
- a CDS encoding DNA topoisomerase III, with the translated sequence MKKSVVIAEKPSVARDIARVLNCHKKGNGFLEGDKYIVTWALGHLVTLADPEVYDEKYKSWKIEDLPMLPNELKLVVIKQSSKQFHAVKSQLQRSDVGEIVIATDSGREGELVARWILVKAKVNKPTKRLWISSVTDKAIKDGFANLKPGKAYENLYESAVARSEADWYIGLNATRALTTRFNAQLNCGRVQTPTVAIIAAREDEIKNFKSQTYYGIEAQTSDNLKLTWQDANGNSRSFDKEKIDAIVKKLGKQNALIKDIEKKQKKSFSPGLYDLTELQRDANKIFGYSAKETLNIMQKLYEQHKVLTYPRTDSRYLSSDIVGTLPERLRACGVGEYRPLTNKILSKPIKVSKSFVDDSKVSDHHAIIPTEGYVNFSAFTDKERKIYDLVVKRFLAVLFPAFEYEQLTLRAKIGEENFVARGKTILSSGWKEVYQNRFEDEDGADDLKEQILPRIEKGDILNLKLIAQTSGQTSPPARFNEATLLTAMENPTKYMETNDKQLAETLKSTGGLGTVATRADIIEKLFNSFLLEKRGKDIYLTSKGRQLLDLVPEELKSPALTAEWEQKLDQIAKGKLKKDVFISEMKKYTKEIVAEIKASNKKYKHDNISTKSCPDCGKPMLEVNGKKGKMLVCQDRECGHRKNVSRVTNARCPQCHKKLELRGEGEGQVFACKCGHREKLSVFEARRKKESGGKVDKRTVQKYLKNQNKEEEPINTALADALKKLNLK
- a CDS encoding MDR family MFS transporter, which codes for MRIRDWDPNLKVRLFSEAMMNITFWMFFPFLTIYFADEFGKSKAGLLLVFSQIFSVIANLMGGYCADRFGRKKMMVLSAIGQGLSFLVFAVASSPWLQSPWLGFIAFAIAGVFGSFYWPASQAMVADVVDEKDRSNVFAIFYTSINIAVVIGPILGAIFYVNYRFETLLFAGFVCMLLGLILAKWTRETAPLQKVNPLEAEGKWYYFLQEQLKDYTLIIKDKTFLLFIIAGVLAGQTFMQLDLLFPVYMKDVIDLQTLFSIGDWSFTVKGEQAFGIVLAENGFLVALLTVVITKWMGSYKERNVFVLSSVIYAISIVLFSQTHWIWGFIIAMAVFTFAELMGAGIQQSFVSKLAPEHMRGQYFAAASLRFTISRTIAPLSIPLTVLIGYEWTFFVLCLLALASAGLYWLMFYSFEKKTALDPN
- a CDS encoding aminopeptidase, which translates into the protein MSEFQRNLEKYAELAVKVGVNIQKEQTLVINTAIDAAEFVRLVVKSAYTAGADNVVVNWTDDVVSRTKYELAPDEAFTTYPVWRAKEMEDFVDQGAAFMAIVSSSPDLLKGVNPERISNFQKAAGTALAKYRQAAQSDKVSWTVIAAPSPDWARKVFPDAPSDQQVSLLWDAIFKAVRVDKENPVEAWKKHDETLHEKVNYLNEKRYQKLHYTAPGTDLTIELPHNHLWVGAGSVNEKGFEFMANMPTEEVFTVPHREGVNGTVASTKPLSYGGNIIDRFSVTFENGRIVDYKAEEGEEFLKRLVETDEGSHYLGEVALVPFNSPISQSNVLFYNTLFDENASNHLAIGSAYAFCIEGGKKMSAEELKENGLNDSITHVDFMIGSEDMDINGIKADGTSEPVFRKGNWAF
- the mscL gene encoding large conductance mechanosensitive channel protein MscL, which encodes MLNEFKKFAMRGNVIDLAVGVVIGGAFGKIVSSLVADIIMPIVAMLVGRVSVADLAFGEVRYGVFLQSIIDFLIIAFSIFMFIKFLSRFKKKEEEVKVVVQIDKKEELLAEIRDLLKAEKDFSR
- a CDS encoding Bax inhibitor-1 family protein; translated protein: MYTQTSTEFLPSVIRTFALSLAIAFVGTMAGTFVPPALFLPLAILEFVLLMIAFFFRRKKAISYTFLYVFTFISGITLYPIVSYYAMTAGANVVLMAFGTTTVVFTGVAIYATVSKRNFSFLGGFLLAALLALVAISIFNIFMPLSSTGMLAFSFIGVLVFSGYVLFDFNRMKHYGVSAEEVPLMALNLYLDFINLFVSILRIFGILSSRD